From the genome of Vibrio navarrensis, one region includes:
- a CDS encoding cysteine-rich CWC family protein, with product MKSACIGACKNNGGICQGCHRTMAEIVNWASSSDQQREHVLLQLAGQEATHQCSSCRQPSHCDISAGKSTCWCFDLEEREIATELQGKSCLCRRCLEKTPLV from the coding sequence ATGAAATCAGCGTGTATCGGCGCATGCAAAAATAATGGTGGGATTTGCCAAGGCTGCCATCGCACCATGGCGGAGATTGTCAATTGGGCATCCAGCAGCGATCAGCAAAGAGAGCACGTTTTGTTACAACTTGCAGGCCAAGAGGCCACCCATCAATGCTCAAGTTGCCGCCAACCAAGCCATTGTGACATCAGCGCGGGCAAATCGACCTGTTGGTGTTTCGATTTAGAAGAAAGAGAGATCGCCACAGAGTTACAAGGCAAGAGCTGTTTGTGTCGCCGCTGCCTTGAAAAAACACCGCTCGTCTAA
- a CDS encoding insulinase family protein, which yields MLFAVSNPFIKKVKSSVLFGLLSMTCALPAAHAAIETLSLTPEQNWMPTTDLSLPRQMKIGTLENHIRYVLMPSRRNKDAVAIRLEMGKERRAQRLYRKQALLSEQPLADALREVLEQAGSNQTLITGDQEEVTLILVGDFTTRDAEDAINGVFADVKLVKKSQPLATQLAAEQPESVEQTPRILVATRTSTDALFDLDEDSKMSRKESLSRQLANQVLAKRIENALVTDAEQEKVAVSVEEEKAAGRLSTKALIEFAQQPDWMQAKDIIAKVIDYTKNGTISAQEFSDQVQQMHQRLKANLQQDISEQADEIALAVHRKQVYLQPSDELRLFEFHVAHMSEADLNQSAIQIWSSDIATMVQPATSN from the coding sequence GTGCTATTCGCAGTATCTAATCCGTTTATTAAAAAAGTGAAGTCATCGGTTTTGTTTGGCTTATTGTCGATGACTTGTGCTCTTCCTGCTGCCCACGCAGCGATTGAAACACTCTCGCTGACGCCAGAGCAGAACTGGATGCCAACCACCGACCTCAGCCTGCCAAGACAGATGAAAATCGGTACGCTGGAAAACCATATTCGTTACGTACTGATGCCGTCACGTCGCAATAAAGATGCGGTTGCTATTCGCCTTGAGATGGGAAAAGAGCGCCGCGCGCAACGTTTGTACCGTAAGCAAGCGCTATTGAGTGAGCAACCGCTGGCGGACGCGCTGCGTGAAGTACTAGAACAAGCGGGCAGTAATCAAACCCTAATCACTGGTGATCAGGAAGAGGTTACGCTGATTCTGGTTGGCGATTTTACAACGCGTGACGCCGAAGATGCCATTAATGGAGTTTTTGCCGACGTCAAGCTGGTGAAGAAATCTCAGCCTTTGGCCACGCAGCTTGCCGCCGAGCAGCCAGAGAGTGTGGAGCAAACTCCGCGCATTTTGGTTGCAACGCGTACATCGACCGACGCACTGTTTGATTTGGATGAAGACAGCAAAATGAGCCGTAAGGAATCGCTGTCGCGCCAATTGGCAAATCAGGTACTGGCCAAACGGATTGAAAATGCGCTCGTGACCGATGCCGAGCAAGAAAAGGTTGCGGTGTCAGTCGAGGAAGAAAAAGCGGCGGGGCGTTTATCAACTAAAGCGTTAATTGAGTTTGCTCAGCAACCGGATTGGATGCAAGCCAAAGATATCATCGCGAAAGTGATTGATTACACGAAAAATGGCACCATCAGTGCGCAGGAATTCAGTGACCAAGTGCAGCAAATGCATCAGCGTTTAAAAGCAAACTTGCAGCAGGATATCAGCGAGCAAGCGGATGAGATCGCGCTTGCGGTGCATCGTAAACAGGTTTATCTCCAGCCTTCGGATGAGCTACGTCTGTTTGAATTTCACGTTGCCCACATGAGCGAAGCGGATCTCAACCAGTCAGCGATTCAAATTTGGTCTTCCGATATCGCAACCATGGTGCAACCTGCCACAAGCAACTGA
- a CDS encoding PAS domain-containing sensor histidine kinase, which produces MSKVQQYEESIHNPLFSRIGRRIVLIMIIISGVITLFTTLLQLYWDYDKEFNDVEQRHYEIQNVHAGLLSASLWSFDMVLLQERLDGLVNLPKIDFLEVRSDDYVFNAGRKVKERAIGSRFPLIYQNPLDDTSQTIGTIYVESDAGQIYQQLIRQFLITLTMNAIKTTLVCTIILMVFHTSVNRRIFEIAKYLRNYNPRHPAEPLALAHSDWAMESEDELDWLGDETNRITTSVTTLYRNIKREQERFIDFTHVSSDWLWETDHLGRLTFCSEAMLNALNLNENHKPLLSELEAFSHANQLKRYLLKKQDFSRCEECITLNSMALYFHFQAIALYEEDQFVGFRGTALNITDLKRTQVELQTLNQNLEHQVALRTLDLKQSMEQLQQTQEHLVESEKLAALGGLVAGVAHEVNTPLGIAVTASSIIRDATRQLNQAFSDQSLTSTQFAQLMQQMTDSSEMLENNLHRAAKLVRDFKQTAVDQISESRSEFNVKQVLSALIASLHPETRKVPVTPLLEGDERLEMNSLPGVLTQIVSNLILNSVNHAFAEQAQPSIVIRLDQQDENIILHYSDNGCGVDESLHQKIFEPFFTSKRGKGGSGLGLNLAFNLIKQKLKGDLHLASAPGEGVQFTITLPKELPLNIAQE; this is translated from the coding sequence ATGAGCAAAGTCCAGCAGTACGAAGAGAGCATTCATAACCCACTGTTCAGCCGCATTGGTCGGCGGATTGTGCTGATCATGATCATCATCAGCGGCGTGATCACCTTGTTTACCACCTTGTTGCAGCTCTATTGGGATTACGACAAAGAGTTCAACGATGTTGAGCAGCGACACTACGAAATACAGAATGTGCACGCAGGTTTGTTGTCGGCTTCGCTGTGGTCGTTTGATATGGTGTTGCTGCAAGAGCGATTGGATGGTCTGGTCAACTTGCCCAAAATCGATTTCTTAGAAGTCCGCTCGGACGATTATGTGTTCAATGCCGGGCGCAAGGTCAAAGAGCGAGCGATCGGCAGCCGCTTTCCCCTTATTTATCAAAACCCGCTGGATGACACGTCACAAACCATTGGCACCATTTACGTCGAATCAGACGCTGGGCAAATTTATCAGCAACTGATCCGGCAGTTTTTAATCACACTGACCATGAACGCGATTAAAACTACCTTGGTTTGTACCATCATCTTGATGGTGTTCCACACCAGTGTGAATCGGCGTATTTTTGAAATCGCCAAGTACCTGCGCAACTACAATCCGCGCCATCCCGCAGAACCCTTGGCATTAGCGCACTCCGATTGGGCGATGGAGAGTGAAGATGAACTCGATTGGCTGGGGGATGAGACCAACCGCATCACCACCAGCGTGACTACGCTTTATCGCAACATCAAACGTGAGCAAGAGCGCTTTATTGATTTTACTCATGTGTCGTCGGATTGGCTGTGGGAAACCGATCACCTCGGCCGTTTAACTTTTTGCTCTGAAGCGATGCTCAATGCACTCAACCTAAACGAAAATCACAAGCCGCTGCTGAGTGAGCTGGAAGCGTTCTCTCACGCCAATCAATTGAAGCGTTACTTGCTCAAAAAGCAGGATTTTTCTCGCTGCGAAGAGTGCATCACGCTCAACAGCATGGCGTTATACTTCCACTTTCAAGCGATCGCTCTTTACGAGGAAGATCAATTTGTCGGATTTCGTGGCACTGCGCTGAATATCACCGACCTTAAGCGCACACAAGTTGAGCTACAAACGCTCAACCAGAATCTCGAACATCAGGTCGCGCTGCGCACCTTAGATCTCAAACAGAGCATGGAGCAGCTACAACAAACTCAAGAACACTTAGTGGAATCGGAAAAGCTGGCCGCTTTGGGCGGTTTGGTCGCTGGCGTGGCTCACGAAGTCAACACCCCTTTGGGGATCGCGGTGACGGCTTCGTCCATCATTCGTGATGCGACGCGTCAACTGAATCAAGCCTTCTCTGATCAGTCGCTGACCAGCACCCAGTTTGCCCAATTGATGCAGCAAATGACCGACAGCAGCGAGATGCTGGAAAACAATCTGCACCGCGCTGCCAAGTTAGTTCGCGATTTCAAACAGACGGCGGTGGATCAAATTTCAGAGAGCCGCAGCGAGTTCAACGTCAAGCAAGTGTTATCTGCGTTGATTGCCAGCTTGCACCCGGAAACACGCAAGGTCCCAGTAACGCCGCTCCTCGAAGGCGATGAAAGATTGGAAATGAATAGCCTACCGGGCGTGTTAACCCAAATCGTCTCAAATCTGATTTTAAACAGCGTCAATCACGCCTTTGCCGAGCAAGCGCAACCCAGCATTGTGATCAGACTGGACCAGCAAGATGAAAACATCATTCTGCATTACAGCGACAACGGCTGTGGCGTGGATGAATCGTTGCATCAAAAGATTTTCGAGCCCTTTTTCACCAGTAAACGGGGCAAAGGCGGCTCGGGTTTGGGGCTAAACTTGGCGTTTAACTTGATCAAGCAGAAGTTAAAAGGCGACCTTCATTTGGCGTCAGCCCCCGGCGAAGGGGTGCAGTTCACCATCACTTTGCCTAAGGAGCTGCCGCTCAACATCGCCCAAGAGTAG
- the grxB gene encoding glutaredoxin 2, which translates to MKLYIYEHCPFSARVRFVAGMLGLKLEVETIDYDDDETTTELVGSKQVPVLVKDNGVAIAESLDIIQYLLNLAGSAETNQPANAVLEWQSSAFLPLQKIGYPRWSAMDLREFRTDSAKRAWRAKKETEALNFAALLADTAEIAKQVEVVIQNASELLKQPLTVVDQAVIFSILRGFFSAPQIQWENSVLAWMQFASEETSVSLLK; encoded by the coding sequence ATGAAATTATACATCTATGAACATTGCCCATTTAGTGCCCGCGTCCGCTTTGTTGCAGGCATGCTCGGCCTTAAGCTTGAAGTCGAAACCATCGATTATGATGACGATGAAACCACAACCGAATTGGTGGGCAGCAAACAAGTGCCTGTGCTGGTTAAAGACAATGGGGTCGCCATCGCAGAGAGTTTAGACATTATTCAATATCTGCTCAATTTGGCTGGTTCAGCAGAAACGAACCAACCAGCGAATGCGGTTTTAGAATGGCAAAGCAGCGCCTTTTTACCGCTGCAAAAAATCGGCTATCCGCGCTGGTCAGCAATGGATCTGCGCGAGTTTCGCACCGACTCGGCCAAACGTGCTTGGCGAGCAAAAAAGGAGACCGAAGCGCTGAATTTTGCAGCCTTGCTGGCCGATACTGCCGAGATTGCCAAGCAGGTGGAGGTGGTGATCCAAAATGCCAGCGAATTGTTGAAACAGCCGCTGACGGTAGTGGATCAGGCGGTGATTTTCTCGATTTTGCGCGGCTTTTTCAGCGCGCCGCAGATCCAATGGGAAAACTCGGTACTGGCGTGGATGCAGTTTGCCAGTGAAGAAACCAGCGTGTCACTGCTGAAATAA
- a CDS encoding alkene reductase, giving the protein MSKLFQPTEMKGHALANRVVMAPMTRARSTQPGNIANAMMAQYYQQRASAGLIISEATQISDDSQGYSFTPGVYTDAQVQGWQQVTSAVHAKGALMFCQLWHVGRVSHPVFQKGDLPIAPSALASVETKVWIADENGNGQMVDCVEPRAMTQADIDRVVNDFAFAAKRAIEAGFDGVEIHGGNGYLIDQFLRTNSNKRTDRYGGSRDNRMRFLLEVVDAVIEAIGADKVGVRLAPFITFKDMNCPYIVPTILQASQQLQARDIAYLHLSEADWDDAPTIPEAFRIALRESFRNTIIVAGRYSPARAQEVLEKGYADLVAFGRPFVANPDLVSRLENGHPLAELDGATLFGGNQKSYTDYPNFTD; this is encoded by the coding sequence ATGAGCAAACTGTTTCAACCGACAGAAATGAAAGGCCACGCGCTAGCCAATCGAGTGGTTATGGCACCGATGACGCGTGCGCGCAGCACTCAACCCGGCAATATCGCAAACGCCATGATGGCCCAGTACTATCAGCAACGTGCCAGTGCGGGGCTGATCATTTCCGAAGCGACGCAAATTTCAGACGACTCGCAAGGCTATTCTTTTACGCCGGGCGTGTATACCGATGCGCAAGTGCAAGGCTGGCAGCAAGTGACTTCCGCGGTGCATGCCAAAGGAGCGCTGATGTTTTGTCAGCTCTGGCATGTCGGCCGTGTCTCTCATCCTGTGTTTCAAAAAGGTGACTTGCCCATTGCGCCGTCTGCTTTGGCGTCAGTGGAAACCAAAGTATGGATTGCTGATGAAAACGGCAACGGGCAGATGGTGGACTGCGTTGAGCCGCGTGCGATGACTCAAGCCGATATTGATCGTGTGGTAAATGATTTTGCTTTCGCGGCAAAGCGGGCTATCGAAGCGGGATTTGACGGGGTAGAAATCCATGGTGGCAATGGTTATTTGATTGACCAATTTTTACGCACTAACTCGAATAAACGCACCGATCGCTATGGTGGCAGCCGTGATAATCGGATGCGCTTTTTACTTGAGGTTGTTGATGCGGTGATCGAAGCGATTGGCGCCGATAAAGTCGGTGTACGTTTAGCGCCATTTATCACTTTCAAAGACATGAACTGCCCTTATATTGTGCCGACCATTTTGCAAGCCTCGCAGCAACTACAAGCACGCGATATCGCTTATTTGCATCTGTCGGAAGCCGACTGGGACGATGCGCCGACTATCCCTGAAGCGTTTCGTATCGCACTGCGCGAGTCTTTCCGTAATACCATTATCGTTGCTGGACGTTACTCTCCAGCGCGTGCGCAGGAGGTGCTGGAAAAAGGTTACGCCGATCTGGTCGCGTTTGGTCGTCCTTTTGTCGCTAACCCAGATCTGGTTAGCCGTTTAGAGAACGGGCATCCACTGGCCGAACTCGATGGTGCGACGCTGTTTGGTGGTAATCAGAAGAGTTACACCGACTATCCGAATTTTACAGATTAG
- the yegD gene encoding molecular chaperone, whose amino-acid sequence MFIGFDYGTANCSIAVMQEGEPQLLPLEGQSYYIPSTLSAPSRESVSEHLFRHRNIKPFDAIGEQLLRRSIKENREESIELHAQDVSFGQAALDRYLADPRDLYYVKSPKSFLGASGLHDIQLSFFEDLVCAMMANIRQNGEKSTQTAIESAVIGRPVNFHGRGGEVANRQAENILRRAALRAGFKQIEFQFEPVAAGLEYEATLTQNQTVLVVDIGGGTTDCSLLEMGPTWRGQKDRSASLLAHTGQRVGGNDLDIHLAFRQLMTPFGFGSKALSGIDMPRTQFWNPIAINNVQAQNEFYSRQNLAALKTLHKEAQEPEKLARLLQVYHETLGYQITRRAEEAKIVLSEQDRCRLSLNLLSETLEVEIEHQEMIAAIEVPKLKMVELVREAVAQGGKQPDVIFMTGGSARSPVLREAIESELPNIPLVSGNYFGSVTAGLARWAQVCFA is encoded by the coding sequence ATGTTTATTGGCTTTGATTATGGTACGGCAAATTGCTCGATTGCAGTGATGCAAGAGGGCGAGCCACAACTGCTCCCGCTTGAAGGACAAAGCTACTACATCCCGTCAACGCTATCGGCACCCAGTAGAGAATCGGTATCCGAGCATCTATTTCGCCATCGCAACATTAAACCGTTTGATGCCATCGGCGAACAACTGCTGCGTCGTTCAATCAAGGAAAACCGCGAAGAGAGTATCGAGCTTCATGCGCAAGATGTCTCCTTTGGTCAAGCAGCGCTGGATCGCTATTTGGCCGATCCGCGTGATCTCTATTACGTAAAGTCACCGAAATCGTTTTTGGGTGCTTCCGGTTTGCATGATATCCAATTGAGTTTTTTCGAAGATTTGGTGTGCGCCATGATGGCCAATATTCGCCAAAATGGCGAGAAAAGTACGCAAACGGCGATTGAAAGTGCAGTCATTGGCCGTCCGGTTAACTTTCATGGCCGTGGCGGTGAAGTGGCGAATCGTCAGGCAGAAAACATCTTGCGCCGCGCTGCGCTGCGGGCTGGGTTTAAACAGATAGAATTCCAGTTCGAGCCTGTTGCCGCCGGGTTGGAATACGAAGCGACTTTGACGCAAAATCAAACGGTGTTGGTGGTGGACATCGGCGGCGGGACCACCGACTGCTCATTGCTTGAAATGGGGCCGACATGGCGGGGCCAGAAAGATCGTAGCGCCAGTTTGCTTGCCCACACCGGGCAGCGAGTGGGCGGAAACGATCTCGATATTCATCTGGCATTTCGTCAGTTGATGACGCCATTCGGCTTTGGCAGTAAAGCGCTCAGTGGCATTGATATGCCGAGAACGCAGTTCTGGAATCCGATCGCGATTAACAATGTGCAAGCGCAAAACGAGTTTTACTCGCGACAGAACTTAGCTGCGTTAAAAACATTACATAAAGAAGCACAAGAGCCAGAAAAGCTGGCGAGACTGCTGCAGGTTTACCATGAAACGCTGGGTTATCAAATAACGCGTCGCGCCGAAGAGGCGAAAATTGTGTTGTCGGAACAAGACAGATGTCGCCTGTCGCTCAATCTGCTATCGGAAACGCTTGAAGTGGAGATTGAGCATCAAGAGATGATCGCCGCGATTGAAGTACCGAAACTCAAAATGGTTGAGTTGGTGCGTGAGGCGGTCGCGCAAGGTGGCAAACAACCAGACGTTATCTTTATGACGGGCGGCTCTGCACGCTCTCCAGTGCTGCGAGAGGCAATCGAAAGTGAGCTGCCGAATATTCCTTTGGTCAGCGGCAACTATTTCGGCTCAGTCACGGCGGGCCTCGCGCGCTGGGCGCAGGTGTGTTTTGCTTAA
- a CDS encoding ABC transporter substrate-binding protein: protein MKTISLLLIMLFSISLRAADVLVIESYHNQYEWDKSYLQGLRSEVADKAEIVTFEMDTKRLPREQYPLMAEKAFATYQQLQPKIVVLADDNALSYMLPKLYNEPISLIFLGININPRKLLATYHGKAEVTGLLELPLFVKNIGEIKRIIGKRDLKVWILFDSGVTSEIAASYIDSQYQLMKKSLAVDVKIHLISDFQDWQRTVGSAQSEGVDAIIVGLYQTITDATTGRNTPSEEVLAWTNQHTRVPLFGFWDFSVGKGKTSGGVVLFGDVQGKQVGQIINQILSGIPANTIPIQIGNQGRALFSESEMKRWGLQAPSHAEWVE from the coding sequence ATGAAAACGATTTCGTTACTACTCATTATGCTGTTTTCAATTTCACTGCGAGCAGCAGATGTGTTGGTAATTGAAAGTTATCACAACCAATATGAGTGGGATAAAAGCTATTTACAGGGGCTACGCAGTGAAGTAGCGGATAAAGCAGAGATCGTCACGTTTGAAATGGACACTAAACGTTTGCCGAGAGAGCAATATCCGTTGATGGCGGAGAAAGCGTTTGCCACATATCAACAATTGCAGCCCAAGATCGTCGTGTTGGCTGACGACAACGCATTAAGTTATATGCTGCCAAAACTCTACAATGAACCTATTTCGCTCATCTTTCTTGGTATTAATATCAATCCGCGGAAATTACTTGCGACTTACCATGGTAAGGCTGAAGTGACCGGTTTGCTTGAGCTGCCATTGTTTGTCAAAAATATTGGTGAGATTAAGCGAATTATTGGTAAGCGCGATCTGAAAGTGTGGATATTATTTGACTCCGGTGTGACCTCTGAAATCGCTGCAAGTTATATCGACAGCCAGTATCAATTAATGAAAAAAAGTTTAGCGGTCGATGTGAAAATTCATCTGATTAGCGATTTTCAAGATTGGCAGAGGACAGTGGGATCTGCGCAAAGCGAGGGGGTAGATGCCATTATTGTCGGTTTGTATCAAACCATCACCGATGCGACAACTGGCAGAAACACGCCATCCGAAGAGGTACTGGCCTGGACCAATCAACACACCCGCGTACCCTTATTTGGCTTTTGGGATTTTTCTGTCGGCAAAGGTAAAACGTCGGGTGGTGTGGTTCTATTTGGCGATGTGCAAGGCAAGCAGGTAGGACAAATCATCAATCAGATTCTATCCGGCATACCCGCCAATACTATCCCTATCCAAATCGGCAATCAGGGTAGAGCTCTTTTTAGTGAGAGTGAAATGAAACGTTGGGGCTTGCAAGCGCCGTCGCATGCGGAGTGGGTGGAATGA
- a CDS encoding DUF3820 family protein, giving the protein MLEKENLLKLARMPMPYGKYAGRMLIDLPEAYLLWFANKGFPDGELGQLLQLCLALKIEGLDSVVKPLKRDNRAR; this is encoded by the coding sequence ATGCTGGAAAAAGAGAACCTACTAAAATTGGCACGTATGCCGATGCCCTATGGCAAATATGCCGGGCGAATGCTGATCGATCTACCAGAAGCTTATTTGCTGTGGTTTGCGAACAAAGGATTTCCAGACGGGGAACTAGGCCAACTGTTACAGCTTTGCTTGGCGTTAAAAATCGAAGGGCTAGACTCGGTGGTAAAGCCGTTGAAGCGTGATAACCGAGCACGATAG
- a CDS encoding LysR family transcriptional regulator yields MDKFADMTMFASIVKNQGLAAAGRELGLSPATVTARLQALEERYGVKLLNRSTRHLSLTDSGATYYQACLEILEAVKATEDLLQTGSKEVRGTLKVAAPKDIGKQYIYPILSAFCQRYPQVVPYLYLNDNLVNIAESGIDVVVRYGSLADSNLISRRLAASQRVLCASPEYLAKKGTPKTPHDLAHHDCLAMLRSNEELKTWHFQASEQRDAITIVPKRFSDDGEVIRLWALDGAGIALKSILDVQEDIQQKRLVTVLDGYMKNFNTSAASLNADLNVIYMSRQYQPKRIRLFLDFLFEHFAQQIPPNPE; encoded by the coding sequence TTGGATAAATTTGCCGACATGACGATGTTTGCCAGCATAGTCAAAAACCAAGGGCTTGCCGCCGCAGGCAGAGAACTCGGGCTCTCCCCCGCCACTGTGACTGCGCGCTTACAAGCGCTGGAAGAGCGTTATGGCGTGAAGCTGCTCAATCGCAGTACCCGCCATCTCTCGCTCACCGACTCTGGCGCGACGTATTACCAAGCATGTTTAGAGATCCTTGAGGCGGTCAAAGCGACAGAAGACCTGCTGCAAACTGGCAGTAAAGAGGTGCGTGGCACGTTGAAAGTCGCCGCGCCGAAAGACATTGGCAAGCAGTACATCTACCCGATTTTATCGGCCTTTTGCCAGCGCTATCCTCAAGTCGTGCCCTATCTCTATCTCAATGATAACTTGGTGAATATTGCCGAATCAGGTATCGATGTGGTGGTAAGGTATGGCTCACTGGCCGATAGCAATTTGATCTCCCGCCGCTTAGCGGCCAGTCAGCGCGTACTGTGCGCCTCACCGGAGTACTTAGCCAAAAAAGGGACGCCGAAAACGCCACACGATCTCGCTCATCATGATTGCTTGGCGATGCTACGCAGTAATGAGGAGCTAAAAACTTGGCACTTTCAAGCAAGCGAACAGCGCGATGCCATTACCATAGTGCCAAAGCGATTTTCTGACGATGGGGAAGTGATTCGGCTCTGGGCACTGGATGGCGCAGGTATTGCGCTCAAATCGATTTTGGATGTGCAGGAAGATATTCAGCAAAAGCGCCTTGTCACCGTATTGGATGGCTACATGAAAAACTTCAACACGTCTGCAGCCAGTTTGAACGCCGATCTCAACGTGATTTATATGAGCCGCCAGTACCAACCCAAGCGCATTCGCTTGTTTCTCGATTTTCTCTTTGAGCACTTTGCACAGCAGATACCGCCCAACCCAGAGTGA
- a CDS encoding SDR family oxidoreductase codes for MNNSPRILVAGSTGYLGSHIVKQLLEQQMDFKALARSRSKLQQLGVDDAQIVQAQVTDAQQLQGICDGVEVVISCLGITRQRDGLSYADVDYGANLNLLLEAERAGVKKFIYISAFNAAQFPKVRLLNAKERFARLLLSSTTVTPCVIRPNGFFSDLEEIYHMAKNGRAYLFGQGELKLNPIHGADLARFCLEAISRTEQELDVGGPDVLSAKQIAQLAFDALEREAKLTHLPDWMRRTSLVIAQHLPEKWAGPFEFFLAAMGKDAIAPCYGCYHLKDHYRLLAKQTHHAARSQ; via the coding sequence ATGAACAATTCCCCACGTATTCTCGTTGCTGGTTCAACGGGCTATTTAGGTTCACACATCGTAAAGCAACTGCTTGAACAACAGATGGATTTCAAAGCGCTGGCTAGGAGTCGAAGCAAATTGCAGCAGTTGGGGGTGGACGACGCGCAGATTGTCCAAGCGCAGGTAACCGACGCGCAGCAATTGCAAGGTATCTGCGATGGCGTGGAGGTGGTGATTTCTTGTTTGGGTATCACCCGTCAGCGTGATGGGCTGAGTTATGCAGACGTCGATTACGGCGCGAATCTCAACTTGCTGCTGGAAGCTGAGCGCGCTGGCGTGAAAAAGTTCATCTATATCTCGGCATTTAATGCCGCGCAGTTTCCCAAGGTGCGCTTGCTCAATGCCAAAGAGCGTTTTGCTCGACTGCTTCTAAGTTCGACCACCGTTACGCCTTGCGTGATTCGTCCCAACGGATTTTTTTCTGATCTGGAGGAGATTTACCATATGGCAAAAAACGGACGCGCCTATCTTTTTGGTCAGGGTGAGTTGAAACTCAACCCGATCCATGGAGCGGATCTGGCGCGCTTTTGCCTAGAGGCCATATCGCGCACTGAGCAAGAGCTAGATGTCGGTGGCCCTGATGTGCTGAGCGCCAAGCAGATTGCGCAACTGGCTTTTGACGCCTTAGAGCGCGAAGCCAAGCTGACTCATTTGCCTGATTGGATGCGCCGCACGAGTTTGGTGATTGCGCAACATCTGCCCGAAAAATGGGCTGGCCCGTTCGAGTTTTTTCTTGCCGCGATGGGCAAAGATGCCATTGCACCGTGCTATGGCTGCTACCATCTAAAGGACCATTATCGCTTGCTGGCAAAGCAAACCCACCATGCCGCTCGCTCACAGTAG
- a CDS encoding SRPBCC family protein — protein MPECRVSRSIHVEKSVEKTIDYISDFTTWTKWSPWLILEPNSEVVFSTFQQQPGAYYTWKGKRIGQGRMELAHLYDNQLVYRLHFLKPFKSHAEVRFNVTPSGSGCKVEWQYRGHLPWYLFFLKSFIRNMLRMDYDRGLRMLKSALETGHVDSKVRELGERILPETHYIGVWGSATLDEIATLAQRHTDNLNDYAALHNIKACGEQFTLYQSMSMRKRRFDFITCLPVSEPMPVAEKFVAGTIPAGVIFAVEHQGEYQFLGNAWAFAASLTRAKKFKVKSRPLGIEKYLDNPSEVAPDQLRTEVMLFKNG, from the coding sequence ATGCCTGAATGTCGCGTTAGCCGCAGTATCCACGTCGAAAAAAGTGTCGAGAAAACCATCGACTACATCAGCGATTTTACTACATGGACGAAATGGTCACCGTGGCTGATATTGGAGCCAAACAGCGAAGTGGTGTTCAGCACTTTTCAGCAGCAACCGGGTGCTTACTACACTTGGAAAGGTAAACGTATTGGTCAAGGGCGAATGGAGCTGGCGCATCTTTACGACAACCAATTGGTGTACCGTCTCCACTTTCTCAAACCTTTTAAAAGCCATGCTGAAGTGCGTTTTAATGTCACGCCCTCGGGCTCAGGTTGTAAAGTGGAATGGCAGTATCGCGGCCACCTGCCGTGGTATCTGTTTTTTCTCAAAAGCTTTATTCGTAACATGCTGCGTATGGACTATGACCGAGGCTTGCGCATGCTAAAAAGTGCGCTAGAAACCGGACATGTTGACAGTAAAGTTCGAGAGCTGGGCGAACGAATTCTGCCCGAAACCCACTATATTGGCGTTTGGGGTTCGGCAACGTTGGACGAAATTGCCACGCTGGCACAGCGCCATACGGATAACCTCAATGATTACGCGGCGCTACACAATATCAAAGCATGTGGCGAGCAGTTTACGCTCTACCAATCCATGTCAATGCGTAAGCGGCGTTTCGATTTCATTACCTGTTTGCCCGTTTCTGAACCAATGCCTGTAGCGGAGAAGTTTGTCGCCGGTACGATTCCCGCAGGCGTCATTTTTGCGGTGGAACACCAAGGCGAATATCAATTTCTTGGCAACGCTTGGGCCTTTGCTGCATCACTAACGCGTGCCAAGAAATTTAAAGTCAAATCTCGTCCGCTGGGCATTGAAAAGTATCTCGATAATCCAAGTGAAGTCGCTCCAGACCAATTGCGTACGGAAGTGATGCTATTTAAAAATGGCTAA